A genomic window from Rhizobium sp. EC-SD404 includes:
- the ntrC gene encoding nitrogen regulation protein NR(I) — protein MKSATILVADDDAAIRTVLNQALTRAGYDVRITSNASTLWRWISAGEGDLVITDVVMPDENAFDLLPRIKKARPELPVLVMSAQNTFMTAIKASEKGAYDYLPKPFDLTEMIGIIGRALSEPKKRVDRVDPDQNDGIPLVGRSAAMQEIYRVLARLMQTDLTLMITGESGTGKELVARALHDYGKRRNGPFVAINMAAIPRDLIESELFGHEKGAFTGAHNRSTGRFEQAEGGTLFLDEIGDMPMEAQTRLLRVLQQGEYTTVGGRTPIKTDVRIVAATNKDLKTSINQGLFREDLYYRLNVVPLRLPALRDRAEDVPDLVRHFVKLCQKEGLDAKRFDGDALELMKSYPWPGNVRELENVVRRLTALYPQEVITREIIDNELRTDAPSSAISNDGLSGPVTISQAVEENMRTYFAQYGEDLPPPGLYHRVLHEMEFPLILAALTATRGNQIRAAELLGLNRNTLRKKIRELGVSVYRSQRSA, from the coding sequence ATGAAATCAGCGACAATTCTGGTAGCCGACGACGACGCCGCCATCCGCACAGTGCTCAATCAGGCTTTGACACGGGCGGGGTACGATGTCCGCATCACGTCGAATGCCTCGACACTCTGGCGGTGGATTTCGGCGGGCGAGGGCGATCTCGTCATCACCGACGTGGTGATGCCCGACGAGAATGCGTTCGACCTCCTGCCGCGAATCAAGAAGGCGCGGCCGGAACTCCCTGTTCTCGTCATGAGCGCGCAAAACACCTTCATGACGGCGATCAAGGCCTCTGAAAAGGGTGCCTACGACTACCTGCCGAAGCCGTTTGACCTGACAGAGATGATCGGGATCATCGGGCGGGCTCTGTCGGAGCCGAAGAAACGCGTGGATCGGGTCGATCCCGACCAGAACGACGGTATCCCGCTGGTCGGCCGCTCTGCTGCCATGCAGGAGATCTATCGCGTTCTGGCGCGGTTGATGCAGACTGACCTGACATTGATGATCACCGGCGAGTCCGGGACCGGCAAGGAACTCGTTGCCCGTGCGCTGCACGATTACGGCAAGCGTCGCAACGGACCCTTCGTCGCCATCAACATGGCAGCCATCCCGCGAGACCTCATCGAATCGGAGCTTTTCGGACACGAGAAGGGTGCGTTCACCGGTGCGCATAATCGCTCTACCGGCCGCTTCGAGCAGGCCGAAGGCGGCACGCTGTTCCTCGATGAAATCGGCGACATGCCCATGGAGGCGCAGACGCGTCTGCTGCGCGTGCTGCAGCAAGGCGAGTACACGACCGTCGGCGGGCGTACGCCGATCAAGACCGACGTGCGGATCGTGGCGGCGACCAACAAGGATCTGAAAACCTCGATCAATCAGGGTCTTTTCCGGGAAGACCTCTACTACCGCCTCAATGTCGTGCCGCTGCGTCTACCGGCACTGCGCGACCGGGCGGAAGACGTGCCCGATCTCGTGCGCCATTTCGTGAAGCTTTGCCAAAAGGAGGGCTTGGACGCCAAGCGCTTCGATGGCGACGCGCTCGAACTGATGAAATCCTATCCATGGCCGGGCAACGTCCGCGAACTGGAGAACGTGGTTCGCCGCCTTACGGCGCTCTATCCGCAAGAGGTCATCACACGAGAGATCATCGATAACGAGCTGCGCACGGATGCACCCAGCAGCGCGATCAGCAATGACGGGCTGTCCGGACCGGTCACGATATCCCAGGCCGTCGAAGAGAATATGCGGACCTATTTCGCCCAATATGGCGAGGACTTGCCGCCGCCGGGGCTCTACCACCGCGTCCTGCACGAGATGGAATTCCCGCTGATTCTCGCTGCCCTGACGGCCACACGTGGCAACCAGATCCGGGCTGCCGAGCTTCTCGGCCTCAACCGAAACACGCTGCGCAAGAAAATCCGCGAGCTCGGCGTCAGCGTGTATCGCAGCCAGCGCAGCGCTTGA
- a CDS encoding nitrogen regulation protein NR(II), which produces MSAGSVGPTDLPSDVGVTAHVLNTIQHPVIMVNGEGNISYANWAAEIFFGVSADLLRRHTIDQYIPFGSPLLALIDHVRERRGPINEYRVDLSSPKLGGEKLVDLYVAPVSGEADDDNSVVIVLQVRTMADKIDRQLTHRAAARSVTGLASMLAHEIKNPLSGIRGAAQLLESSVNDEDRALTRLIRDETDRIVSLVDRMEVFSDERPVDRQPVNIHSVLDHVKAVALAGFARDIRISEQYDPSLPYVFANRDQLIQVFLNLVKNASESIGDAADGEIMLTTAYRPGIRLSVPGSREKVSLPLEFCVIDNGPGVPDDLVPHLFDPFITTKTNGSGLGLALVAKIVGAHGGIVECDSQNKKTVFRILMPVSKGTALWPDDEAEAKA; this is translated from the coding sequence ATGAGCGCAGGCTCGGTCGGTCCCACCGACCTTCCTTCCGACGTTGGCGTAACCGCCCATGTCCTGAACACCATCCAGCATCCGGTCATCATGGTGAACGGCGAAGGCAACATCTCCTACGCCAACTGGGCAGCTGAGATCTTTTTCGGGGTGAGTGCCGACCTTTTACGGCGCCACACGATCGACCAATACATTCCGTTCGGCAGTCCTCTTCTTGCCCTGATCGACCACGTGCGCGAGCGCCGGGGACCTATCAACGAGTACCGGGTGGATTTGAGTTCGCCAAAGCTCGGAGGCGAGAAGCTCGTCGATCTTTATGTCGCGCCGGTTTCCGGTGAAGCCGACGACGACAATTCCGTCGTCATCGTGCTGCAGGTCCGCACCATGGCGGACAAGATCGACCGCCAGCTGACGCACCGGGCCGCGGCCCGCTCCGTGACCGGTCTTGCCTCCATGCTTGCGCATGAGATCAAGAATCCGCTTTCGGGAATTCGCGGCGCGGCACAGCTCCTGGAAAGCTCGGTCAACGATGAAGACCGCGCCCTGACGCGGCTCATTCGCGACGAGACGGACCGAATCGTATCGCTCGTGGACCGGATGGAAGTGTTCTCCGATGAGCGCCCGGTCGATCGCCAGCCCGTCAACATCCACTCGGTCCTCGACCATGTGAAGGCGGTTGCACTTGCTGGGTTCGCCCGCGACATCCGCATCAGCGAGCAATACGACCCGTCGCTCCCCTACGTCTTCGCCAATCGCGATCAGCTGATCCAGGTCTTTCTCAATCTGGTGAAGAACGCGAGCGAATCGATCGGCGACGCGGCCGATGGGGAAATCATGCTGACCACTGCCTATCGTCCGGGGATCCGCCTGTCGGTGCCCGGATCGCGGGAGAAGGTGTCGTTGCCGCTCGAATTCTGCGTCATCGACAATGGTCCGGGGGTGCCGGACGATCTGGTGCCTCATCTTTTCGATCCGTTCATCACCACGAAGACCAACGGATCGGGGCTCGGCCTCGCACTGGTTGCGAAGATCGTGGGTGCCCATGGCGGCATCGTGGAGTGTGACAGCCAGAACAAGAAGACCGTGTTCCGCATATTGATGCCGGTGTCCAAGGGCACGGCACTCTGGCCGGACGACGAAGCCGAGGCCAAGGCATGA
- the dusB gene encoding tRNA dihydrouridine synthase DusB, producing MQLEPVSHLSDPWAIGTVVVRNRVVLAPMSGVTDLPFRRLAHRFGAGLVVTEMIASRELVGDSGDSRRRMAQEKGVVHVVQLAGRDASWMAEAARIAEGEGADVIDINMGCPAKKVIGGYSGSALMRDPDHALSLVDATIAAVSVPVTVKMRLGWDENSINAPAIAARAENAGAAMITVHGRTREQFYEGRADWNAIRAVRDAISIPLVANGDVATTADCEAIMAASGANAVMVGRAAQGQPWLPGALAGSGLAPSSAAGILDVVIEHYEAMLAHYGTELGLRCARKHLGWYLGQHCGDVSAAMRSIVMGSRDPQAVIAALSELFLGSEISMKPTAYGEAA from the coding sequence ATGCAGCTTGAACCCGTCTCCCATCTTTCTGATCCCTGGGCGATCGGCACCGTCGTGGTTCGCAACCGTGTCGTGCTGGCGCCCATGTCCGGCGTGACAGATCTGCCGTTCCGGCGGCTGGCGCATCGGTTCGGGGCAGGCCTCGTCGTGACGGAAATGATCGCTAGCCGCGAACTCGTTGGCGACAGCGGTGACTCTCGCCGGCGCATGGCGCAGGAAAAAGGCGTCGTCCACGTGGTGCAGCTTGCCGGCCGCGACGCTTCCTGGATGGCCGAAGCTGCGAGGATCGCGGAAGGAGAGGGCGCCGACGTCATCGACATCAACATGGGCTGCCCGGCCAAGAAGGTGATCGGCGGCTATTCGGGCTCCGCGCTCATGCGCGATCCGGATCACGCGCTGTCGCTCGTCGATGCAACGATCGCTGCCGTTTCCGTGCCGGTGACCGTCAAAATGCGCCTCGGCTGGGACGAGAACTCCATCAATGCGCCGGCGATCGCAGCGCGGGCGGAGAATGCCGGCGCGGCGATGATTACGGTTCACGGCCGCACCCGGGAACAATTCTATGAGGGGCGCGCCGACTGGAATGCGATACGCGCTGTGCGCGACGCCATCTCGATCCCGCTCGTTGCCAATGGCGATGTGGCGACCACTGCCGATTGCGAGGCGATCATGGCCGCATCGGGCGCAAACGCCGTGATGGTCGGGCGTGCGGCTCAAGGGCAACCATGGCTGCCGGGTGCGTTAGCGGGAAGCGGGCTTGCCCCATCCAGCGCCGCCGGGATTTTGGACGTGGTGATCGAGCATTACGAGGCGATGCTCGCCCATTACGGAACCGAACTCGGCCTGCGCTGTGCGCGCAAGCACCTCGGTTGGTATCTCGGCCAGCATTGCGGGGACGTGTCCGCCGCGATGCGGTCCATCGTCATGGGCAGTCGTGACCCACAGGCCGTCATCGCTGCCTTGTCAGAGCTGTTTCTTGGTTCGGAAATTTCGATGAAGCCTACGGCATACGGCGAGGCCGCCTGA
- a CDS encoding bifunctional 2-C-methyl-D-erythritol 4-phosphate cytidylyltransferase/2-C-methyl-D-erythritol 2,4-cyclodiphosphate synthase gives MDGVAAVIVAAGRGERAGDPSDGPKQYRRIGNAPVLAHALLPFIAHERIDDIVVVIHPDDEDVFNEAVQPHLQGAEIKIVFGDRTRQMSVRRGLESLSDRRPSHVLIHDGARPFIERPVIDRVLAGLKDVGDAILPGIAVADTLKSTTLSQRVLKTVSREGLYAAQTPQGFAFSSILDAHRRAAISADDGFTDDASIAEWADIPVRVVEGSTQNIKLTVREDIAMADQKLRAKADDPDVRTGNGYDVHRLEAGDGVTLCGVFIAHDQRLSGHSDADVGYHALTDALLATCGAGDIGDHFPPSDPQWKGARSSIFLQHAAEIVRARGGTITNADVSLICEAPRIGPHREAMRAAMAQDLAIAMDRCSVKATTNEMLGFVGRGEGIAAIATATVIYGGLRDGRDNR, from the coding sequence ATGGATGGCGTGGCAGCCGTGATCGTAGCGGCCGGCCGTGGCGAACGGGCTGGCGACCCCTCCGACGGGCCGAAGCAGTATCGGCGCATCGGTAATGCCCCAGTTCTGGCCCATGCCCTGTTGCCATTCATTGCCCATGAACGAATCGACGACATCGTCGTCGTCATCCATCCGGATGACGAAGATGTGTTCAACGAAGCCGTTCAGCCGCATCTCCAAGGCGCCGAAATCAAAATCGTTTTTGGCGACAGGACACGACAGATGTCCGTGCGCCGAGGGCTCGAATCGCTTTCAGATCGCCGTCCCAGCCATGTGCTGATCCATGATGGCGCCCGACCATTCATCGAGCGGCCCGTGATCGATCGCGTTCTTGCTGGGCTCAAGGACGTCGGTGACGCCATCCTGCCCGGCATCGCGGTAGCCGATACGTTGAAGTCGACGACGCTCAGTCAGCGCGTGCTCAAGACCGTCTCGCGTGAAGGCCTGTATGCTGCCCAGACCCCCCAGGGCTTTGCGTTTTCATCGATATTGGACGCGCATCGGCGCGCCGCGATCTCCGCCGACGATGGCTTTACCGACGACGCATCTATTGCCGAATGGGCCGACATTCCGGTGAGGGTCGTCGAAGGCTCGACGCAGAACATCAAACTGACCGTACGTGAGGACATCGCCATGGCTGACCAAAAGTTGCGCGCCAAGGCCGACGATCCCGACGTGCGCACCGGAAACGGCTACGATGTGCACCGGCTCGAAGCCGGTGATGGCGTCACGCTCTGCGGCGTGTTCATCGCCCACGACCAGCGCCTCAGCGGCCATTCCGATGCCGATGTCGGTTATCACGCATTGACCGATGCGCTCCTGGCCACCTGCGGTGCCGGAGACATCGGCGACCATTTCCCACCCTCCGATCCGCAGTGGAAAGGCGCGCGCTCGAGCATCTTCCTGCAGCATGCCGCCGAGATCGTGCGCGCACGCGGCGGAACAATCACCAATGCCGACGTTTCTCTCATCTGCGAGGCGCCGAGAATCGGACCGCATAGGGAAGCCATGCGCGCGGCCATGGCTCAGGATCTCGCCATCGCGATGGATCGCTGCTCGGTGAAAGCAACGACCAACGAGATGCTTGGCTTCGTCGGCCGCGGTGAAGGCATTGCAGCCATCGCCACGGCGACGGTCATTTATGGAGGATTGAGAGATGGACGCGACAATCGTTGA
- a CDS encoding AzlD domain-containing protein, with the protein MSFDALDAWWWPYLFILVAGWLATDSWRFLGVYLGGRLSDDAEILVLVRAIATSLVAAVIANLIVSPSGALADVPVVLRIGAAAVGFLAYLLSGHRILVGIFVGEALLLLGIFLAI; encoded by the coding sequence ATGAGCTTCGACGCCCTAGATGCCTGGTGGTGGCCTTATCTCTTCATACTTGTCGCCGGTTGGCTTGCAACCGACAGCTGGCGCTTTCTCGGTGTCTATCTCGGGGGGCGACTGTCCGACGATGCCGAAATCCTCGTGCTGGTCCGAGCCATTGCGACATCATTGGTGGCGGCCGTGATCGCCAACCTCATCGTTTCGCCGTCCGGCGCGCTTGCAGACGTCCCGGTCGTCCTGCGCATCGGTGCTGCGGCAGTCGGGTTTCTGGCCTATTTGCTTTCGGGACACCGCATTCTGGTCGGTATCTTCGTCGGCGAGGCGCTCTTGCTGCTCGGTATCTTTCTCGCGATTTGA
- a CDS encoding AzlC family ABC transporter permease encodes MSSFVGFAALCVEAGLSMAHAVFMTAAVWALPAKVVLVGAIAAGNGIAAATFAVALSSIRLGPMVVALVPEIRGPRTRRWVLYLLAHFVAVTSWVLAMQEVRSIPRDFRTAWYGGLGASLILLNMMVVAAVYMVADALPSSVSAALFFLTPLYFLTSLWGSARERAGHVAMVLGLLLGPLMAIVTPDFALLATGLIGGFAAYGFHRFSRRNKGAAS; translated from the coding sequence ATGTCCAGTTTCGTCGGGTTCGCAGCGCTGTGTGTCGAGGCGGGGCTGTCGATGGCGCATGCTGTTTTCATGACCGCCGCCGTCTGGGCCTTGCCCGCCAAGGTGGTGCTCGTCGGAGCGATTGCGGCCGGCAACGGGATTGCTGCCGCCACCTTCGCAGTGGCTCTCTCGTCGATTCGTCTGGGCCCGATGGTCGTGGCGCTGGTGCCGGAAATCCGCGGACCGCGCACGCGCCGATGGGTGCTGTACCTGCTCGCGCATTTTGTCGCCGTCACGTCCTGGGTGCTGGCCATGCAGGAGGTGCGTTCCATTCCGCGCGACTTCCGCACCGCTTGGTATGGCGGCCTCGGTGCTTCGCTCATTCTTTTGAACATGATGGTGGTGGCCGCCGTCTACATGGTGGCGGACGCGCTGCCGTCCAGCGTTTCGGCCGCCCTGTTTTTTCTCACGCCGCTTTATTTCCTCACCTCGCTCTGGGGGTCGGCGCGAGAGCGGGCAGGGCATGTCGCCATGGTACTCGGCCTGCTGCTTGGGCCGTTGATGGCGATCGTCACGCCTGATTTCGCGCTTCTCGCCACCGGCCTGATTGGCGGCTTCGCGGCCTATGGGTTTCATAGGTTCAGCCGACGGAACAAGGGCGCGGCATCATGA
- the clpA gene encoding ATP-dependent Clp protease ATP-binding subunit ClpA, translated as MPTFSSSLEKALHQALTLANERHHEYATLEHLLLALIDDADAAAVMGACNVNLEQLRSIVTQYVDNELQNLVTGYDEDSKPTSGFQRVIQRAVIHVQSSGREEVTGANVLVAIFAERESHAAYFLQEQEMTRYDAVNFISHGIAKRPGASEARPASGSDEQEEGGPSAGSDQEEGGKKKAQDALTAYCVNLNEKAKKGRVDPLIGRQEEVNRTIQVLCRRSKNNPLYVGDPGVGKTAIAEGLAKRIVEKDVPEVLLDATIFSLDMGTLLAGTRYRGDFEERLKQVVKELEDTPGAVLFIDEIHTVIGAGATSGGAMDASNLLKPALSSGLIRCIGSTTYKEYRQFFEKDRALVRRFQKIDVKEPSVEDAVKILKGLKPYYEEYHKIKFTDQAIKSAVELSARYINDRKLPDKAIDVIDETGASQMLLPANKRRKTVTEKEIEATIATMARIPPKNVSRDDEQVLANLEKELRTVVYGQDTAIDALSSAIKLARAGLREPDKPIGSYLFSGPTGVGKTEVAKQLAKSLGVELLRFDMSEYMERHTVSRLLGAPPGYVGFDQGGLLTDGIDQHPHCVLLLDEIEKAHPDLFNILLQVMDHGKLTDHNGKQIDFRNVILIMTTNAGASDMQKAAIGFGSAKRTGEDTEAINRLFTPEFRNRLDAIIPFGSLPTPVIHQVVQKFVMQLEAQLAERGVTFDLSKDAIAWLAEKGYDENMGARPLGRVIQEHIKKELANEVLFGKLKKGGTVKVTVETKDGGKTGLKLDAIPDEVPVKPARKPAAKKAAKPKPAAAKARASKRSVDRPDDGSMPDGDPATDAGAGVAVAERSDQTSRKSGSSVPKVPRRK; from the coding sequence GTGCCGACATTTTCTTCCAGCCTTGAAAAGGCACTGCACCAGGCACTTACACTGGCAAACGAGCGCCACCACGAATACGCGACGCTCGAACATTTGCTGCTGGCCCTGATCGACGACGCCGATGCGGCCGCCGTCATGGGCGCCTGCAACGTCAATCTCGAACAGCTGCGCTCGATCGTCACTCAATATGTCGACAACGAGCTGCAGAACCTCGTCACCGGATATGATGAGGATTCCAAACCCACATCCGGCTTCCAGCGCGTCATCCAACGCGCGGTCATCCACGTCCAGTCGTCCGGTCGCGAAGAAGTGACCGGCGCGAACGTGCTCGTCGCAATCTTCGCCGAACGCGAGAGCCATGCCGCCTATTTCCTGCAGGAGCAGGAGATGACTCGCTACGATGCGGTCAACTTCATTTCCCACGGCATCGCAAAGCGCCCAGGCGCTTCCGAGGCCCGTCCGGCTTCCGGCTCGGACGAGCAGGAAGAGGGCGGCCCGAGTGCCGGTTCCGACCAGGAAGAGGGCGGCAAGAAGAAGGCGCAGGATGCGCTGACCGCCTACTGCGTCAATCTGAACGAGAAGGCCAAAAAGGGCCGCGTCGATCCGTTGATCGGCCGGCAGGAAGAGGTCAATCGCACCATCCAGGTGCTTTGCCGTCGTTCAAAGAACAATCCGCTGTATGTGGGCGATCCGGGCGTCGGCAAGACTGCCATCGCTGAAGGACTTGCAAAGCGCATCGTCGAGAAGGACGTTCCGGAAGTGCTTCTGGACGCCACCATCTTCTCGCTCGACATGGGCACGCTGCTTGCCGGCACGCGTTACCGTGGCGATTTCGAAGAGCGGCTGAAGCAGGTCGTCAAGGAACTCGAGGATACCCCGGGCGCCGTTCTCTTCATCGACGAGATCCATACGGTGATCGGCGCCGGGGCGACATCCGGCGGCGCGATGGATGCATCGAACCTTCTAAAGCCGGCTCTGTCTTCCGGCCTGATCCGGTGCATCGGCTCGACCACCTACAAGGAATACCGTCAGTTCTTCGAAAAGGACCGCGCTCTGGTGCGGCGCTTCCAGAAGATCGACGTGAAGGAACCGTCCGTCGAAGATGCGGTGAAGATCCTCAAGGGCCTCAAGCCCTACTACGAGGAATATCACAAGATCAAATTCACCGATCAGGCGATCAAGTCGGCCGTCGAACTGTCGGCTCGCTACATCAACGACCGCAAGCTCCCGGATAAGGCGATCGACGTGATCGACGAGACCGGTGCGTCGCAGATGCTGCTGCCTGCGAACAAGCGCCGTAAGACCGTGACGGAAAAGGAAATCGAAGCGACCATCGCGACGATGGCCCGCATTCCTCCGAAGAACGTTTCACGGGACGACGAGCAGGTGCTCGCCAATCTCGAAAAGGAGCTTCGCACGGTCGTCTACGGCCAGGACACGGCAATCGACGCGCTGTCCTCCGCCATCAAGCTGGCACGTGCCGGCCTGCGGGAGCCGGACAAGCCGATCGGCAGCTATCTGTTCTCCGGCCCGACAGGCGTCGGCAAGACGGAAGTGGCCAAGCAGCTGGCGAAATCGCTCGGCGTCGAGCTTCTGCGCTTCGACATGTCGGAATACATGGAGCGGCACACGGTTTCGCGTCTGCTCGGTGCGCCTCCCGGCTATGTCGGCTTTGACCAGGGCGGCCTTCTGACCGATGGCATCGACCAGCATCCGCATTGCGTGCTGCTGCTCGACGAGATCGAAAAGGCCCATCCGGATCTGTTCAACATCCTGTTGCAGGTCATGGATCACGGCAAGCTGACCGATCACAACGGCAAGCAGATCGATTTCCGCAACGTCATCCTGATCATGACGACCAACGCGGGCGCATCTGACATGCAGAAGGCCGCGATCGGCTTCGGTTCCGCCAAGCGGACCGGCGAGGACACGGAAGCGATCAACCGGCTCTTCACGCCGGAATTCCGCAACCGTCTTGATGCGATCATCCCGTTCGGCTCGCTGCCTACGCCGGTGATCCACCAGGTGGTGCAGAAGTTCGTCATGCAGCTCGAAGCGCAGCTGGCAGAGCGCGGCGTGACCTTCGATCTGTCCAAGGATGCGATCGCCTGGCTCGCCGAGAAGGGCTATGACGAGAACATGGGCGCGCGTCCGCTCGGTCGCGTGATTCAGGAGCACATCAAGAAGGAACTGGCCAACGAGGTTCTTTTCGGGAAGCTCAAGAAGGGCGGTACGGTCAAGGTGACCGTCGAGACGAAAGACGGCGGCAAGACCGGCTTGAAGCTCGATGCGATCCCGGACGAAGTGCCGGTCAAGCCCGCGCGCAAGCCAGCCGCGAAGAAGGCCGCAAAACCGAAGCCTGCCGCAGCCAAGGCAAGGGCTTCGAAGCGGTCCGTGGACCGTCCGGATGATGGCTCCATGCCCGATGGCGATCCGGCAACGGATGCCGGCGCGGGTGTTGCAGTCGCCGAGCGGTCCGACCAGACGAGCCGCAAATCCGGCAGTTCCGTGCCGAAGGTGCCACGCCGGAAGTAA
- the clpS gene encoding ATP-dependent Clp protease adapter ClpS, with protein sequence MHAWPVRSQGGNDKNGDGPGRGTSVITRTKPKVKKPSLYRVLLINDDYTPMEFVIHVLERFFQKDREAATIIMLHVHNHGVGECGVFTYEVAETKVTQVMDFARQNQHPLQCVMEKK encoded by the coding sequence ATGCACGCGTGGCCTGTTCGCTCGCAAGGCGGAAACGACAAGAACGGCGATGGACCCGGGCGCGGGACTTCTGTCATCACGCGCACCAAACCCAAGGTCAAGAAACCGAGCCTCTACCGGGTCCTCCTGATCAACGACGACTATACGCCCATGGAGTTCGTCATCCACGTGCTCGAGCGGTTCTTTCAAAAGGACCGCGAAGCCGCCACGATCATCATGCTGCATGTTCATAATCATGGTGTCGGCGAATGCGGTGTGTTCACCTACGAGGTGGCCGAGACCAAGGTGACGCAGGTCATGGATTTCGCACGTCAGAACCAGCACCCGCTGCAATGCGTGATGGAAAAGAAATAA
- a CDS encoding phasin family protein, protein MLNFDDANKAGKDTMDTMLKSCSTMATGMQTIASEAADYSKKSFEHSAAMVEKLSGAKSMEKVFEIQTDFAKSSYEAFVQQATKMGEIYADLAKDVYKPFERSMGKAGN, encoded by the coding sequence ATGCTGAATTTCGATGATGCCAACAAGGCAGGAAAAGACACCATGGACACGATGCTGAAGAGCTGCTCGACCATGGCGACGGGCATGCAGACGATCGCTTCCGAAGCCGCCGACTACTCCAAGAAGTCGTTCGAGCACAGCGCCGCAATGGTCGAGAAGCTGTCCGGCGCCAAGTCGATGGAAAAGGTCTTCGAGATCCAGACCGACTTCGCGAAGTCGTCTTACGAAGCCTTCGTCCAGCAGGCGACGAAGATGGGTGAAATCTATGCCGATCTCGCCAAGGACGTTTACAAGCCCTTCGAACGCTCCATGGGCAAGGCTGGCAACTGA
- a CDS encoding D-alanyl-D-alanine carboxypeptidase: MINVAEGIAGRKTSEILAITTRLLFTALVVMIVAAASPAAANPKYAGIVIDARTGKTLYANNADAPRYPASLTKMMTMYLAFEAIDARRITKESKIPVSRQAAAEPPSKIGIRSGTTITVEQAMRALVTRSANDAATALGEFLGGSESRFAELMTQKARQLGMSKTTFRNAHGLPNSQQVTTARDMARLGIALREHFPHHYHYFSTRSFQFGGATFGNHNRLLGNVRGVDGIKTGFINASGFNLVSSVNDNDRLVVAVVMGGRTGASRDAQMRKLIAEYLPQATRGGGGNLIARSGASPVLAASAWALPERGPVPVFRDPIDMRVATAYAAPAAASAQAAIAAAFPVPNERPVVGREALAQVLREQQASVPTPPAAIVGPEMGSSEIDAVTTASTAAEVATASAAMPSGWVVQVAAMPDASEAMAYLQTAQSKAGGPISSATPFTVAFQDGGSTLHRARFGGFAGKNDAWAACESLKRSGYGCWATQQ; this comes from the coding sequence GTGATCAATGTTGCAGAAGGCATCGCCGGCCGTAAAACGAGCGAAATCCTCGCTATCACCACGAGACTCCTCTTCACCGCTTTGGTCGTCATGATCGTTGCCGCCGCTTCGCCGGCAGCGGCCAATCCCAAATACGCTGGCATCGTCATCGATGCACGCACGGGCAAGACGCTCTACGCGAACAATGCCGACGCGCCGCGGTATCCAGCGTCGCTCACCAAGATGATGACCATGTATCTCGCCTTCGAGGCGATCGATGCGCGCCGCATCACCAAGGAAAGCAAGATCCCGGTGTCGAGACAGGCTGCTGCTGAGCCGCCTTCTAAAATCGGCATCCGCTCCGGGACCACGATCACCGTCGAGCAAGCGATGCGCGCCCTGGTGACACGCTCCGCCAACGATGCCGCGACGGCGCTCGGCGAATTTCTCGGAGGTTCCGAATCGCGTTTCGCCGAACTGATGACGCAGAAGGCCCGTCAGCTTGGCATGTCCAAGACGACGTTCCGCAACGCCCACGGACTGCCGAACTCGCAGCAGGTCACGACGGCCCGCGACATGGCGCGCCTCGGCATCGCGCTGCGGGAGCACTTCCCGCACCACTACCACTATTTCTCCACCCGCTCGTTCCAGTTCGGTGGCGCCACATTCGGCAACCACAACCGCCTGCTCGGCAACGTGCGTGGCGTCGACGGCATCAAGACCGGCTTCATCAACGCTTCGGGCTTCAACCTCGTCTCTTCAGTCAACGACAATGACCGTCTCGTGGTGGCCGTCGTGATGGGTGGCCGCACCGGCGCAAGCCGCGATGCACAGATGCGCAAGCTGATAGCCGAGTATCTGCCGCAGGCGACCCGTGGTGGCGGCGGCAACCTGATCGCGCGCTCCGGCGCTTCGCCGGTTCTCGCAGCCAGTGCTTGGGCGCTGCCAGAGCGCGGCCCCGTACCGGTCTTCCGTGATCCGATCGACATGCGCGTAGCAACAGCCTATGCGGCTCCCGCTGCGGCTTCTGCACAGGCAGCGATTGCCGCCGCCTTCCCGGTACCGAACGAACGTCCGGTGGTTGGCCGCGAGGCACTCGCCCAGGTTCTTCGTGAACAGCAGGCATCCGTACCGACCCCGCCTGCCGCCATCGTCGGACCAGAAATGGGCTCCAGCGAGATTGACGCCGTCACGACGGCCAGCACCGCTGCCGAAGTTGCAACCGCCTCGGCCGCGATGCCTAGCGGTTGGGTCGTGCAAGTCGCCGCTATGCCAGACGCTTCCGAGGCCATGGCCTATCTACAGACGGCGCAGAGCAAGGCAGGCGGCCCCATCTCGTCGGCCACGCCGTTCACCGTTGCCTTCCAGGATGGCGGGTCCACGCTGCACCGCGCACGTTTCGGCGGCTTTGCCGGCAAGAACGATGCCTGGGCTGCCTGCGAGAGCCTGAAGCGCTCCGGCTACGGTTGCTGGGCCACGCAGCAATAG